A single region of the Solwaraspora sp. WMMD406 genome encodes:
- a CDS encoding DUF3099 domain-containing protein: MRRSDQPTIITDAERSPSDQLRSRQRRYILMMSIRGVCLILGAVLVTAEAPLLWLWLPLCAVGMILVPWLAVLLANDRPPKDRHRLHRPGARRPRETGPAQIGPMPTQSPAGRIIDVEP, translated from the coding sequence GTGCGCCGATCCGACCAACCGACCATCATCACCGACGCCGAGCGCAGCCCTAGTGACCAGCTCCGGAGCCGACAGCGGCGTTACATCCTGATGATGTCGATTCGCGGCGTCTGCCTGATCCTCGGCGCGGTCCTGGTGACCGCCGAAGCGCCACTGCTCTGGCTCTGGCTGCCGCTCTGCGCCGTCGGGATGATCCTCGTACCCTGGCTCGCGGTCCTGCTCGCCAACGACCGCCCGCCGAAGGACCGGCACCGGCTCCACCGCCCCGGTGCCCGACGGCCCCGGGAGACCGGGCCGGCTCAGATCGGCCCGATGCCGACGCAGTCGCCGGCCGGCCGGATCATCGACGTCGAGCCGTGA